Proteins encoded in a region of the Candidatus Brocadia sp. genome:
- a CDS encoding aminotransferase class V-fold PLP-dependent enzyme, with amino-acid sequence MTKIYMDNASGTPIHPKVIEAIMPFLKEGFGNPSNLHQFGRITNDAIQAAREHVASLIHAKPNEIIFTSSGTEANNFALKGILAAHKKKGNHIITSQIEHFSVLNPLKSLEKSGYEVTYLPVDKYGMVNPDDVKKAIKTTTSLISVMYANGEIGTIEPIKEIGAITREKGIIFHTDAVAAAGNISIDVREAHIDALSISANQFYGPPGVGALYLREGVRILPFMEGGVQEGGRRSGTENIIGIVGMGKAAELAKAEMTRRMNTVQNLRNQLRDGIVKNINHVYVNGHPTNRLPGNLSLCIEYIEGESVLLFLDMQGIAISSGSACTSRSLKASHVIMATGVDPALAQGTVLFSLGIDNSEDDVKYVLEKLPPIVERLRQMSPLYTKGK; translated from the coding sequence ATGACAAAAATATATATGGACAATGCCTCGGGCACACCCATACACCCGAAGGTCATAGAGGCAATAATGCCATTTTTAAAGGAGGGTTTTGGCAATCCCTCAAACCTGCATCAATTCGGCAGGATTACGAATGATGCCATACAAGCAGCACGGGAACACGTAGCCAGTCTTATTCATGCAAAACCGAATGAAATCATATTTACATCGAGCGGTACAGAGGCTAATAATTTTGCCCTGAAAGGTATACTCGCGGCGCACAAAAAGAAGGGAAACCACATTATCACCTCGCAAATTGAACATTTTTCGGTCCTCAATCCCTTAAAATCATTGGAAAAATCAGGATACGAAGTAACCTATTTACCGGTTGATAAATATGGGATGGTGAATCCGGACGATGTGAAAAAGGCAATAAAAACAACAACATCATTGATATCCGTTATGTACGCCAACGGGGAGATCGGAACGATTGAGCCGATAAAAGAAATCGGGGCCATCACCAGGGAAAAGGGCATTATTTTCCATACCGATGCCGTTGCCGCAGCGGGAAACATATCTATTGATGTCAGAGAAGCACATATCGATGCCCTGAGCATCTCTGCCAATCAGTTTTACGGCCCTCCGGGGGTCGGGGCACTTTATTTAAGAGAAGGGGTAAGGATACTCCCTTTCATGGAGGGCGGTGTACAGGAAGGCGGACGCCGGTCGGGGACGGAAAATATTATCGGTATCGTGGGTATGGGAAAGGCGGCCGAACTGGCAAAGGCAGAAATGACCCGGCGCATGAATACAGTTCAAAACTTGAGAAACCAGTTAAGAGACGGTATAGTAAAAAATATAAATCACGTGTATGTCAATGGACACCCAACAAACCGACTTCCGGGGAACCTCAGTTTGTGCATAGAGTATATTGAAGGCGAATCGGTTTTGTTGTTCCTGGATATGCAGGGAATAGCCATCTCCAGCGGGTCTGCCTGCACATCACGGTCGCTCAAGGCTTCTCATGTCATTATGGCAACGGGTGTTGACCCTGCGCTTGCTCAGGGTACGGTGCTTTTCAGCCTGGGAATTGACAATTCCGAGGATGATGTCAAATACGTTTTGGAGAAATTACCCCCTATTGTTGAGCGTTTAAGGCAAATGTCCCCTTTATATACGAAAGGGAAATAA
- a CDS encoding IS1182 family transposase: MSYKIGNRRQITFFPPTIDEYIGPEDPVRVYDTFVDALKFEELGIVLQGDKAGAHEYYPKAMLKLIIYGYSYGNRSSRRLERACHHNLSFIWLVSGLKPDYRTIARFRSEYKEAIKNVLKQSVRLCIKLDLVEGNTLFIDGSKFRADASIKNTWTDKKCEEYLEKISKNIDRLVDEAERIDQQEEEKESLVKIKKELMDQEKLQATIQDIAKTLKETKKSSINTVDPDCVKAKGRQGTHASYNAQMVVDEKNGLIVSSEAVSENNDLNQFHNQLKEASEVIGDKPRVACSDSGYFSLEDLKQIPEDITVVMPTQKQAQKENGIHPVKPFDKEQFRYDSSKDEYVCPEGKRLTYYGSKPREMSYKANGKDCQRCPHFGVCTSSRYGRRITRMREEPLKERLEAIYRSREGQEVYRLRKQKVELPFGHMKRNLAAGQFLLRGRKGVNAELSLLSTCFNIARMITLVGIPALILKLQGV, translated from the coding sequence ATGTCATACAAAATAGGGAATCGAAGACAAATAACCTTTTTTCCTCCAACAATAGATGAATACATTGGCCCTGAAGACCCTGTAAGGGTGTATGATACATTTGTAGATGCTCTTAAATTTGAAGAATTAGGGATTGTTCTTCAAGGCGATAAAGCAGGAGCCCATGAATATTATCCTAAAGCGATGCTCAAGCTGATCATTTACGGATATTCCTATGGTAATCGTAGTTCCCGAAGGTTGGAAAGGGCTTGCCATCATAATCTATCGTTTATCTGGTTGGTGTCTGGGTTAAAACCCGATTATCGGACAATAGCCCGATTTCGCAGTGAATATAAAGAGGCTATTAAAAACGTCCTCAAGCAAAGTGTAAGACTGTGTATAAAACTCGATCTTGTAGAGGGGAACACTTTATTTATCGATGGCAGTAAATTTCGAGCAGATGCTTCTATCAAGAATACCTGGACTGATAAAAAGTGCGAAGAGTATCTTGAGAAGATATCAAAGAACATAGATCGTTTGGTAGATGAGGCAGAACGTATCGACCAGCAAGAAGAAGAAAAAGAGTCTTTGGTTAAGATAAAAAAGGAACTGATGGATCAAGAGAAATTACAGGCAACGATTCAGGATATCGCTAAGACCCTCAAGGAGACCAAGAAGTCCTCAATCAATACCGTAGATCCGGATTGTGTAAAAGCGAAAGGACGTCAGGGAACCCATGCCTCATATAATGCTCAAATGGTAGTTGACGAAAAGAACGGTTTGATTGTCTCAAGCGAGGCGGTGAGTGAAAACAACGATCTGAATCAATTTCACAATCAGCTCAAGGAAGCCAGTGAGGTTATAGGAGATAAACCCAGGGTAGCCTGTAGCGACTCTGGCTATTTTAGCCTTGAAGATTTAAAGCAGATACCTGAAGATATCACGGTCGTCATGCCTACACAAAAACAAGCGCAAAAGGAGAATGGCATTCATCCGGTAAAGCCGTTTGACAAAGAGCAATTCCGTTATGATTCTTCCAAAGACGAATATGTTTGTCCTGAAGGAAAGAGACTAACGTATTATGGTTCTAAACCCCGTGAAATGAGTTATAAGGCAAACGGCAAAGATTGCCAGAGATGTCCTCATTTTGGCGTTTGTACTTCATCTCGGTATGGAAGAAGAATTACCCGCATGAGAGAGGAACCGCTCAAAGAGCGCCTTGAAGCTATTTATCGTAGTCGTGAGGGACAAGAAGTCTACCGCTTACGAAAACAAAAGGTGGAATTGCCCTTTGGCCACATGAAACGAAATTTAGCAGCAGGACAATTTTTATTGCGTGGGAGAAAAGGTGTTAATGCAGAACTTTCTCTTTTATCTACCTGTTTCAATATAGCCAGAATGATAACACTTGTTGGAATTCCTGCCCTGATACTAAAGTTACAAGGGGTGTAA
- a CDS encoding sulfurtransferase TusA family protein: MKADETLDCYGLMCPMPIFKTSSKIRDVEIGKVLEVIATDEGIKKDIVSWCNTTGNELLEIKEEDGEIHVFIRRLK, encoded by the coding sequence ATGAAGGCAGACGAAACACTGGATTGTTATGGGCTCATGTGCCCTATGCCTATCTTTAAAACTTCCAGCAAAATCAGAGATGTTGAAATAGGCAAGGTGCTTGAGGTCATTGCCACAGACGAAGGTATCAAGAAGGACATCGTTTCCTGGTGCAATACTACAGGAAACGAACTCCTGGAAATCAAAGAGGAGGATGGGGAAATTCACGTTTTTATCAGAAGACTAAAATAG
- a CDS encoding molybdopterin molybdotransferase MoeA, which translates to MISVDTAIKIVADTVEPLSPRTVPFENALGFCLAQDVQSDIDMPPFDRSAMDGYAIVAEDATAAPVELAVIEDIAAGHMPQKKIFPGQASKIMTGAAVPEGADAVVKFEETEDLSNNRVKILKSVRKGSNISKRGEDMKSGQTVLLKGMPIRPQEIGILAMAGKSRVEVFTAPTVGIISTGDELVDVGCKPSIAQIRNSNGYSLSAQARRLKAEVEILGIVKDTKEEISDIMRRGLQKDILILSGGVSMGEYDLVGDVMKDFNTKIYFEKVALRPGKSVIFGRKDKTFIFALPGNPVASFVTFELFIYPAIRKMMGFTGIHRTPLKASLETEILVKRKRREYRPALLRMHNNHWLVSPVEWHGSADLLATTRANCLLIVREDAEKFSSGQLVDVIPLD; encoded by the coding sequence ATGATTTCCGTTGATACAGCTATAAAGATTGTTGCGGACACCGTCGAGCCACTGTCACCCAGAACAGTACCCTTTGAAAATGCCCTGGGGTTCTGTTTAGCCCAGGATGTGCAATCCGATATCGATATGCCTCCTTTTGACCGTTCGGCAATGGATGGGTACGCTATCGTTGCGGAAGACGCTACTGCTGCCCCCGTTGAATTAGCCGTCATTGAAGATATTGCAGCGGGTCACATGCCCCAAAAAAAGATATTCCCCGGTCAAGCATCCAAGATTATGACAGGTGCCGCCGTACCTGAAGGGGCAGATGCTGTGGTCAAGTTTGAGGAAACAGAAGACCTCTCAAATAATCGTGTAAAAATTCTCAAGTCCGTTCGCAAGGGCAGCAACATTTCAAAACGTGGCGAGGACATGAAGTCCGGGCAAACCGTTCTTCTCAAAGGTATGCCCATAAGGCCTCAGGAAATTGGCATCCTTGCCATGGCAGGAAAATCCCGTGTGGAGGTATTTACTGCACCAACGGTGGGAATCATCTCTACCGGCGATGAACTGGTGGATGTGGGATGTAAGCCTTCCATTGCACAGATCAGGAATAGTAACGGTTATTCTCTGTCTGCACAGGCCAGACGTTTAAAGGCAGAGGTTGAAATCCTGGGCATTGTTAAGGATACGAAGGAAGAAATTTCAGATATCATGCGCAGGGGTTTACAAAAGGATATCCTGATCCTTTCAGGAGGTGTCTCTATGGGGGAATACGACCTTGTAGGAGATGTAATGAAGGATTTCAACACAAAGATCTATTTTGAGAAGGTGGCGTTAAGACCCGGGAAATCCGTCATTTTCGGCAGGAAGGATAAGACTTTCATCTTCGCCCTGCCGGGAAACCCGGTAGCATCTTTTGTCACCTTTGAATTATTCATTTACCCTGCTATCCGAAAGATGATGGGATTTACCGGCATCCACAGGACTCCTTTAAAGGCGTCTTTGGAGACTGAGATACTCGTTAAGAGAAAGCGTCGTGAGTACCGCCCCGCACTCCTCCGCATGCACAATAACCATTGGCTGGTTTCTCCGGTAGAATGGCATGGCTCTGCCGACCTTCTGGCTACCACCCGGGCCAACTGCCTGCTTATCGTCCGCGAAGATGCGGAAAAATTCTCCTCAGGGCAACTTGTCGATGTTATACCTCTGGATTAA
- a CDS encoding MCE family protein → MTKEQFAELRAGIFTLITLVGFGAMVFILGSQKGYFEPQITLKTKFLNVYGLKPGAPVRFMGVGIGQVKDVALPNELPCTGIEVLLKVDKSVQKNITRDSFATIKWLSYVTGDSYVEIMSGACLEPVVEDGDSIKSIEPINYTAALENALSTVESFSKIFKKLEEGGFAESVNNISASLNESVNAFQKGNGLLYLLMYDPKGKQLMENLIKTTGSLHEITEKIADGEGTMGALIADPTLYENLKSLLGGAERSFILRKLIRKSIEKGKEEKGS, encoded by the coding sequence ATGACAAAAGAACAATTTGCTGAATTACGGGCAGGTATCTTTACCCTGATAACGTTAGTAGGCTTTGGTGCCATGGTCTTTATTCTCGGTTCTCAAAAGGGATATTTTGAACCTCAGATTACATTAAAAACGAAGTTTCTGAATGTGTACGGATTGAAGCCAGGTGCCCCGGTAAGATTTATGGGTGTGGGAATAGGACAGGTAAAGGACGTCGCTCTGCCCAATGAATTGCCTTGTACTGGAATTGAAGTGTTACTAAAGGTGGATAAATCGGTTCAGAAGAATATAACCCGTGATTCCTTTGCTACTATTAAATGGTTGAGCTATGTGACGGGGGATTCTTATGTGGAAATTATGTCTGGTGCATGCCTTGAGCCTGTAGTGGAGGATGGCGATTCAATAAAGAGTATAGAGCCGATCAATTATACCGCTGCACTTGAGAACGCTCTGAGCACCGTTGAATCCTTTTCAAAAATTTTTAAAAAACTTGAGGAGGGCGGTTTTGCAGAATCAGTAAACAATATCTCTGCGTCGCTTAATGAAAGTGTTAATGCCTTCCAAAAAGGTAACGGATTACTCTATCTCCTTATGTATGACCCGAAAGGCAAACAACTCATGGAGAATCTGATTAAGACTACCGGCTCTCTGCATGAGATTACCGAAAAGATTGCCGATGGGGAAGGTACCATGGGTGCCCTGATAGCGGATCCGACACTGTATGAAAATCTAAAAAGCCTCCTGGGTGGCGCCGAACGTAGCTTTATCCTGCGCAAGTTGATCCGGAAGAGCATTGAAAAGGGAAAAGAAGAGAAGGGATCGTAA
- the nifU gene encoding Fe-S cluster assembly scaffold protein NifU → MQYSAKVMDHFANPRNVGEFPDADGVGEVGNPACGDIMKMSIKVKDNVIVDVKFKTFGCGAAIATSSISTEMIKGKTLDEALQLTNKAVAEALDGLPPAKMHCSVLAEEAIEAAIDDYLKKTTGKGLEKKKAHPHDEHHEH, encoded by the coding sequence ATGCAATACAGTGCAAAGGTTATGGATCATTTTGCAAATCCGCGTAATGTGGGGGAGTTTCCCGATGCTGATGGTGTGGGTGAGGTTGGAAACCCGGCGTGCGGCGATATTATGAAGATGTCCATCAAGGTCAAGGACAATGTAATCGTCGATGTGAAATTCAAGACGTTTGGGTGTGGAGCGGCTATTGCTACCAGTAGTATTTCCACTGAGATGATTAAGGGAAAGACCCTCGACGAGGCCTTACAGCTTACCAACAAGGCAGTAGCAGAGGCATTAGATGGACTGCCCCCGGCCAAGATGCATTGTTCCGTGCTTGCCGAAGAGGCCATTGAAGCAGCCATTGATGATTATCTTAAGAAGACGACCGGTAAGGGCCTTGAGAAAAAGAAGGCGCATCCACACGATGAACATCATGAACACTGA
- a CDS encoding cytochrome c, whose product MKKIIYILIGLLVITLNKPLLAKTDLPGLVRGGQYSKGILHSIIQPDSIQQSLDSIYNVGPYPLYTPELTPGEGREIIQGYCDLCHSVTYITMQPPLPAATWEDEVYKMISTYGALIPEDEIKKVIAYLQAHYTPETRKQ is encoded by the coding sequence ATGAAAAAGATAATATATATTCTCATAGGGCTTCTTGTAATCACCTTGAATAAACCTCTTTTAGCTAAAACGGATCTCCCCGGACTGGTTCGTGGTGGTCAGTATAGTAAAGGAATTTTGCACAGTATTATTCAGCCCGATTCTATCCAACAATCGTTGGATTCAATTTATAATGTAGGGCCATATCCCCTTTATACCCCTGAATTGACTCCGGGTGAAGGCCGCGAGATTATACAAGGTTATTGCGACTTGTGCCACAGCGTTACGTATATTACCATGCAGCCCCCGCTTCCGGCGGCCACATGGGAAGACGAGGTTTATAAAATGATCAGCACGTACGGGGCTCTTATCCCGGAGGATGAGATAAAGAAGGTTATTGCCTACCTTCAGGCACATTATACCCCGGAAACCCGTAAACAATGA
- a CDS encoding Uma2 family endonuclease: MVPVVIEKKKYTYEDYLKTPDDKRYELINGELIMTPSPIPNHQRISGKIEFMLKKFITENNLGEVFYAPCDIYLDNENVVQPDILFISKERLGIIGEKNIQGAPDLVIEIISENSVYRDMVQKKRLYARFGVKEYWIVLPEEEEIEIYLLKDNTYQLHKTYGKADTLESPSLKGLTIVLKEIF, encoded by the coding sequence ATGGTACCGGTCGTTATCGAAAAGAAAAAATATACCTATGAAGATTATCTGAAAACCCCCGATGATAAGAGGTACGAACTTATCAATGGAGAATTAATCATGACACCATCACCAATTCCCAACCATCAAAGAATTTCGGGAAAAATTGAATTTATGTTGAAAAAGTTTATTACAGAAAATAACCTCGGTGAGGTGTTTTATGCGCCGTGCGATATTTATCTTGATAACGAAAACGTAGTTCAACCTGATATATTGTTCATCTCCAAAGAGAGATTGGGTATTATCGGTGAAAAGAATATACAGGGTGCACCCGATCTTGTAATAGAAATAATTTCAGAAAACAGTGTTTACCGGGATATGGTGCAAAAAAAAAGACTCTATGCGAGATTTGGCGTTAAGGAATATTGGATCGTACTTCCGGAAGAGGAGGAGATAGAAATTTATCTCCTGAAAGATAACACCTATCAGCTTCATAAGACATATGGCAAAGCTGATACCCTTGAATCGCCCTCTTTGAAAGGTTTAACCATAGTTTTAAAGGAAATATTTTGA
- a CDS encoding ABC transporter permease, translating into MNILLSIDVAAKKFILSVGQVILLAIKGFVGIFVPPFNLKLVLREIDNFGAGSLLLVDLIALFTGMVMALQTIYGLSMYGAEIYVGSVVALSLVRELGPVMASIMVGARVGSGIAAEIGAMQVTEQIDAMRALGASPVKKLVTPKILAAMITLPLLTVTADIVGIFGGMIITLFELEIDRTFYIDSVLTTITISDLLSGIGKTVFFGLLIAVLGCYFGLRTTGGTTGVGRSTTITVVTISILILISDFFLTKLFLIIF; encoded by the coding sequence ATGAATATTTTATTATCCATTGATGTAGCTGCCAAAAAATTTATCCTCTCTGTAGGGCAGGTGATTTTGTTAGCTATCAAAGGATTTGTGGGGATTTTTGTACCCCCATTCAACCTGAAACTGGTGCTCCGGGAAATAGATAACTTCGGGGCGGGGTCGCTCCTGCTGGTTGATCTCATTGCCCTTTTTACGGGGATGGTGATGGCTTTGCAGACGATTTATGGGTTAAGTATGTACGGTGCCGAGATATATGTTGGCAGTGTAGTTGCCTTATCCCTTGTCAGGGAGTTGGGTCCTGTCATGGCATCAATCATGGTAGGCGCAAGGGTGGGGTCCGGTATTGCGGCAGAGATTGGCGCCATGCAGGTAACGGAACAGATCGATGCCATGCGTGCACTGGGGGCAAGCCCTGTGAAAAAACTGGTGACCCCCAAGATACTCGCCGCAATGATTACATTACCATTGCTTACGGTTACGGCAGATATCGTTGGGATATTTGGGGGTATGATTATTACGCTGTTTGAGCTTGAGATAGATCGTACTTTCTATATCGATTCCGTTTTAACAACGATTACGATCTCTGATTTATTGAGTGGCATTGGGAAGACGGTGTTTTTTGGGTTACTTATTGCTGTGCTTGGTTGTTATTTTGGCCTAAGAACTACCGGAGGCACAACGGGTGTCGGCCGTTCTACGACCATTACCGTTGTGACCATATCGATCCTGATCCTGATTTCTGATTTTTTCCTGACGAAATTGTTTCTGATCATTTTTTAA
- the lnt gene encoding apolipoprotein N-acyltransferase, translating into MPLAVSKTLSKTNFVKILILSFLTIIPLCLSFPPADLGYLAWIAFIPWLFLIVAEERYLCLNALFVGAVFFFIQLSWLRHIAIIAWILLSLYCSAYFLAFAFCTRFIVFRLKYPIVIVAPGIWIALEFIRSFLLSGFPWFFIGHTQYQYLPVIQVADITGVYGISFIIVMVNAAIVDLIIRSFASRSKITPPLSPPSQGGDFVVSAQSNDEVKGKNVSKRVFFAEQYGKCLLPGRKFIFFNLACTLPLALLTAVLFYGFYWLKHYKPQEGPTICMVQGNIPQDLKFESTEEDQIQILKKYSDLSMSVKGKSIDLLVWPETMVPGLLNINPELTGRKIDLLSQLTAIQLAQDLNTNLLLGGIALTLAGEEQVYFNSAYYYNRGGTLLDRYDKIHLVPFGEFTPLKRYFPFLANLVPYEIGLTPGNKRTLFHLDTLKNGSFTFGSSICYEDTVPSLIRKFKKDGADFMLNITNDGWFRDSAELDQHLAIMVFRAIENRICMARAANTGISSFVAPDGTIYDKLSDHRGRNREISGTLINRIKFVKKYNPFYTICGDWFAILCITATGIVLFIVIFQSRVICYQNSRRGTR; encoded by the coding sequence ATGCCTTTGGCAGTTTCCAAAACCTTGAGCAAAACGAATTTTGTAAAAATCCTCATCCTTTCCTTCTTGACCATCATTCCATTATGCCTTTCCTTTCCACCGGCAGACCTGGGTTATCTTGCATGGATCGCTTTTATTCCGTGGCTCTTCCTTATAGTAGCAGAAGAAAGGTATCTTTGCCTTAATGCCTTGTTTGTCGGGGCAGTATTCTTCTTTATCCAGCTTTCGTGGTTACGCCATATAGCTATTATTGCCTGGATTTTACTGAGTTTGTATTGTTCCGCATATTTTCTCGCCTTTGCATTCTGTACCCGATTTATTGTCTTTAGATTGAAATATCCAATCGTTATCGTTGCACCCGGAATATGGATAGCGCTTGAATTTATACGATCATTTCTCCTTTCCGGATTTCCCTGGTTTTTTATCGGACATACCCAGTATCAGTATCTGCCGGTAATACAGGTCGCCGATATCACCGGCGTTTATGGTATCTCCTTCATCATTGTCATGGTAAACGCTGCTATCGTTGATCTAATAATCCGCAGCTTTGCAAGCCGCAGCAAAATTACCCCCCCTCTTTCCCCCCCGTCGCAAGGAGGGGACTTCGTCGTGAGCGCTCAGTCGAACGATGAAGTGAAAGGAAAAAATGTATCAAAAAGGGTATTTTTTGCAGAACAATATGGTAAGTGCTTGCTTCCTGGTCGAAAATTTATCTTTTTCAACCTGGCGTGTACCCTCCCTCTAGCGCTCCTGACGGCTGTACTGTTTTATGGTTTCTACTGGCTCAAGCATTACAAACCACAGGAAGGCCCCACCATATGCATGGTACAGGGGAATATACCCCAGGATTTAAAATTTGAGTCTACGGAAGAAGATCAAATCCAGATCCTGAAGAAATATTCCGATCTTTCAATGAGTGTTAAAGGGAAATCAATTGACCTGCTTGTATGGCCAGAGACGATGGTACCTGGATTACTGAACATCAACCCTGAGCTCACGGGCAGAAAAATTGATCTCCTATCGCAGCTCACCGCCATCCAGTTAGCACAGGATCTAAACACAAACTTACTCCTGGGTGGCATCGCTTTAACACTGGCCGGAGAAGAACAGGTTTATTTTAACAGTGCCTATTATTATAACAGAGGGGGAACCTTATTAGACCGCTACGACAAGATTCATCTCGTGCCATTCGGAGAATTTACACCCCTGAAAAGATATTTCCCGTTTCTGGCGAATCTTGTTCCTTACGAAATTGGCTTAACTCCTGGTAACAAGAGGACATTATTTCATTTAGATACCCTTAAAAATGGAAGTTTTACGTTTGGTTCGTCTATCTGCTATGAGGATACAGTACCATCTTTGATCAGAAAATTTAAAAAAGATGGGGCAGATTTCATGTTAAACATAACGAATGACGGCTGGTTTCGTGATAGTGCGGAACTTGACCAGCACCTTGCCATTATGGTATTCCGGGCAATCGAGAACCGCATCTGTATGGCACGCGCAGCCAATACCGGCATATCTTCTTTTGTCGCCCCCGATGGCACTATTTATGACAAGTTATCGGATCACAGGGGAAGAAACAGAGAAATCAGTGGCACGCTCATAAACCGTATAAAATTCGTGAAAAAATACAATCCTTTCTACACCATCTGCGGGGATTGGTTCGCAATTCTTTGCATAACGGCAACGGGAATCGTACTTTTCATAGTCATCTTTCAATCCAGGGTTATTTGTTACCAAAATTCCAGGCGGGGAACTCGATAA
- a CDS encoding ABC transporter ATP-binding protein has product MSRVIIEFKDVHKSFNGLRVHNGINLSILEGEIMSLLGGSGSGKSVLLKELIGLMKPDKGDIMVFGKNVTLMKEDELIQLREHVGMLFQGAALFDSLTVFENIAYPLREHLQLTEKEIQKRVAEKLQLVGLGGIENKMPAELSGGMKKRVGLARAIATEPDIILYDEPTTGLDPMTAQRINELIIELQKKLGITTIVVTHDLHCVKTVSDRIAMLHDGKIVMVGTWEELATSTIQVVKDFISGTICE; this is encoded by the coding sequence ATGTCCAGGGTAATTATTGAATTTAAAGATGTCCACAAATCCTTTAACGGGCTTCGGGTCCATAATGGGATAAACTTGTCCATCCTGGAGGGAGAAATTATGTCCCTCCTTGGAGGGAGTGGCTCTGGAAAGAGTGTCCTCCTGAAAGAATTAATCGGGCTTATGAAGCCCGATAAAGGCGACATTATGGTCTTTGGTAAGAATGTGACCCTGATGAAGGAAGACGAACTAATTCAGTTGCGGGAACATGTGGGGATGTTATTTCAGGGGGCTGCTTTGTTTGACTCACTTACAGTATTTGAAAATATTGCCTATCCGCTCCGGGAACACCTTCAACTTACCGAGAAGGAAATTCAGAAACGGGTAGCTGAAAAATTACAACTCGTAGGATTAGGCGGGATTGAAAACAAGATGCCTGCAGAATTAAGCGGGGGGATGAAGAAGCGGGTCGGATTGGCAAGGGCGATTGCTACAGAACCTGATATTATCTTGTACGACGAACCCACGACAGGATTAGACCCGATGACCGCCCAACGCATTAATGAGTTAATCATTGAATTGCAAAAAAAATTGGGGATCACCACGATTGTTGTGACGCATGACCTGCACTGTGTAAAAACCGTTTCCGACAGGATTGCCATGCTTCACGACGGGAAGATTGTTATGGTTGGGACATGGGAAGAACTTGCAACCTCCACGATACAGGTTGTGAAAGATTTTATCAGTGGTACTATCTGTGAGTAA